The following coding sequences lie in one Mercenaria mercenaria strain notata chromosome 5, MADL_Memer_1, whole genome shotgun sequence genomic window:
- the LOC128557307 gene encoding toll-like receptor 4, which produces MLITLKIHVTDNIDYLDSDAFLGLNTVKTLDLNDCVRVSLKQIIPAFRGTDKLPRLEELFLSNFGIIRPPTSIDSLFSLSLKGKNITHLDVSMSQISMFNVTAIVQDLNHLKVLNLSYSTVGDVFTKEIKVSDLMHMNLIVDGSHAVFPKAWFSEPFGKIIISNYTIENIDPRGHLKLFFACKVINATGILSVPNSVWVENCKVNIENPITWSTRGVIARHNNIKRLDINIHCSNYKAINFEHTDISNNGMEFIHPSILKCVMPNISRLDMSGNQLFKMEEESSKLFEEIFQSLAKLCTVSLSRNNLDIIPTRMFKNNVKLKEIDLSHNKLNQITFKLWHLKNLRILDLRGNHLHVLDAKSIKTLNSIPQNSNRSYSSALLLLEDNPFSCSKCTTKRFIQWLTTTHLLNRSSQHLTCSMEDGSRDNITTATVEMIQKICNRKIVTIATSISSGVFSLIIGVSIFVVYKRKKHARKMAKLENVLQNLTEGQGQFEFVTFLSYSSNDKDFVEMCLYNQLNENLKIMTGIERNLVCTGDGYLRLGFNILDETARCIERASVVIAVVSNSYCESSYCHTELDQAYRLNKPIILMLKEHVGEELMMPTMKMLFKNNVRMLWTVENGEYVLKTTWQNVCTSVLELIVRDV; this is translated from the coding sequence ATGCTAATTACTTTAAAGATTCATGTGACTGATAATATTGACTATTTGGATTCTGATGCATTTCTGGGACTTAACACTGTAAAAACGTTAGACTTAAATGACTGCGTCAGAGttagtttgaaacaaataataCCAGCATTTCGTGGAACAGACAAATTACCTCGGTTGGAAGAACTATTTCTGTCAAACTTTGGTATTATAAGACCACCCACGTCCATTGATTCTCTATTTTCACTCTCGCTAAAGGGTAAAAATATAACACATCTTGATGTCAGCATGTCACAAATATCAATGTTTAACGTTACAGCTATCGTACAAGATTTGAATCACTTGAAAGTGTTAAATTTATCGTATTCAACAGTTGGTGACGTATTTACAAAAGAAATTAAAGTAAGCGATCTGATGCATATGAACCTTATAGTGGACGGTAGTCATGCTGTTTTTCCTAAAGCATGGTTCAGTGAACCGTTTGGAAAGATTATCATTTCAAACTATACTATTGAAAACATTGATCCCAGAGGCCATCTTAAACTTTTCTTTGCTTGTAAAGTTATCAATGCGACTGGCATACTTTCTGTGCCAAATTCAGTCTGGGTTGAAAACTGCAAGGTCAATATCGAAAACCCTATCACTTGGAGCACAAGAGGGGTGATAGCAAGACACAACAACATAAAAAGACTTGATATCAACATTCACTGTTCTAACTACAAAGCAATAAACTTTGAACATACAGACATATCCAACAACGGAATGGAATTTATACATCCTAGTATACTGAAATGCGTGATGCCAAATATTTCAAGACTAGATATGTCAGGTAATCAGCTATTTAAAATGGAAGAGGAAAGCTCAAAATTGTTTGAGGAAATATTTCAGTCTTTGGCTAAATTATGCACGGTCAGTTTATCACGAAACAACTTAGATATTATTCCAACGCgtatgtttaaaaataatgttaagtTGAAAGAAATTGACCTGTCTCATAACAAATTGAATCAAATTACGTTCAAATTGTGGCACCTGAAAAATCTACGAATTCTTGATTTACGAGGTAATCATCTACATGTTCTTGATGCGAAATCTATAAAGACATTAAATTCTATACCTCAAAATTCCAACAGAAGTTATTCAAGTGCATTGCTGCTTTTAGAGGATAATCCCTTTTCTTGTTCCAAGTGCACGACAAAACGTTTTATACAGTGGCTTACCACCACACATCTTCTCAATCGCTCTTCACAACATCTTACCTGCTCAATGGAAGATGGATCTAGAGATAATATCACTACGGCAACAGTCGAGATGATACAGAAAATCTGTAACAGAAAAATCGTAACTATAGCTACAAGCATATCATCTGGCGTGTTTTCCCTGATCATTGGTGTCTCAATTTTTGTGGtatataaaagaaagaaacacgCTCGAAAGATGGCAAAGTTAGAAAATGTTCTACAAAATTtaactgaaggtcaaggtcagtttgAATTTGTAACATTTCTGTCTTACAGTAGTAATGATAAAGACTTTGTAGAAATGTGTCTGTATAATCAActgaatgaaaatttgaaaatcatgaCTGGAATAGAAAGAAACTTGGTATGTACAGGCGATGGGTACTTACGGCTAGgtttcaatattttagatgaaaCAGCAAGATGTATAGAGAGGGCCTCTGTAGTGATTGCAGTTGTATCTAACAGTTACTGTGAAAGCAGTTACTGTCATACTGAACTAGATCAAGCATACAGACTCAATAAACCGATCATACTTATGCTTAAGGAACATGTTGGCGAAGAACTTATGATGCCTACAATGAAAATGCTCTTCAAGAACAATGTAAGAATGTTATGGACCGTTGAAAATGGTGAATATGTTCTAAAAACGACATGGCAAAATGTGTGTACATCAGTTCTGGAGCTGATAGTTCGTGATGTATAA